The DNA window ATTCAGTCCATCCATGCTGAACTCAAGGGAGTCTACGGCAGCCCGCGGATGGTGCATGAACGGCGCGCCCGGGGCTTCTCGGCGAGCAAGGCGCGGGGGGAACGGCTGATGCGCGAGCACGGCATCCGGGGGCGCCACAAGCGCCGCGATAAGGCCACGACCGACTCCAAACACAGCCTGCCGGTGGCCGACAACCGGCTCGCGCGCGACTTCACCCCGAGCGGCCCGAATCAGGTCTGGAGCGCCGACATCACCGACCTGTGGACGGATGAAGGCTGGCTGTACTTGGCCATCGTGCTGGACCTGTTCAACCGCGAGGTCGTGGGCGGGTCGCTGAAGCCGCGCATGACGGCCGACCGCGTGACCGACGCGCTGACCATGGGTGGGTTTCGACGCCAGACGGCCCCCGGGCTGATCCACCATTCCGATCGGGGGAGCCAGTACGCCAGTCATGCCTTCCAGGCCAAGCTGGCGCAGGACGGCATGGTCTGCTCGATGAGCCGCAAGGGGAACTGCTGGGACAACGCCCCGACCGAGAGCTGGTTCAACAGCTTCAAGCACGCGCGCGTCTTTCGGGGAGCGCTTCGCCACCCGGGACGCCATGAAGGCCACAGCCTTTGAGTACATCGAGGTGTTCTACAACCGCAAGCGTCTGCATTCCACCCTCGGGTACACCTCACCGGTTCAGTTTCTGAAAGACTGGATCAGCACTCAGCAGAGAGAAAAACAGGTCGCATGAACACACTCTCTTGGAAGACGAAAAACCGAGGGAACCTCAGTCCTCAAACGGGTGGGGTGCGAAATACGTGTTCGACGTGACTGCCGAGCAGAGCTGGCGCGACGGACGAAAGCGATCAGCCTCATGCAAGGCGGAATTTCAAAGCACGCGGGGGCGGTTCGGGCAAGGCCAATGGTTCGGCCCGCCCCCCCTGCGGGCGGGGCGGTCCAAGCGGATCTCGGCGGGTTCAGGACACTTGCACGGGACGGCGAAGTTCGAGCGGCTCCGGTAGCTCGCAACGCGGAGCATGTTCGAATAACTCGACAAAGCTCTCCAGATCCTGCGCGACGATGTCCAGAACGCCCATCGGACCCGCCTGATTGATGCTCTTCTGGCGCCAATCGGCCAAAATTTCGGCCTGCGCCGCCAGGCTCCGCAGTCTTTCCGCGTGTTCCCGTGCTTCGACCTCATCAATCTTGAGCTGTCTGACCTGATGCTCACGGATATGCTGTTCAGCGAGTCTGTCTAAACCTTTCATCTCCATCATCCTCTTGTTTTTTATGCGGTTCTCAGCATTCCTCGATGGTCCGGATGACCGACTCGCCACGCCGTGCGCGACTGGCCGGCCGTCCGCCATCGGCTCGGTTCAGCGCACATGGATTTTCAGCACCTCCTCCCCATTGGGGTCCGTCAGATGCACCGCGCAGGCGATGCAGGGATCGAAGCTGTGGACCGTGCGTAGGATCTCGATGGGTTGCTCGGGATCGAGGAGCGTGTGCCCCTGCAGCGCGGCTTCATAGGGTCCGGTCTGACCCTGTGCGTCGCGCGGCCCGGCGTTCCAGGTGCTCGGGACCACGGCTTGATAGTTGGCGGTCTTGCCATTTTCGATGACGATCCAGTGACCGAGCGCGCCGCGCGGCGCTTCCATGTGGCCGACGCCCTGAGCCTTGCTGGGCCAGGTCGTGGGATCCCAGAGTTCCTCGTTGAAGGTTCTGACATCCCCCGCGCGGATGTTGGCCAGGAGTTGGTCGTACCAGCCGTCCATGGCGTCGACCATGATCTGGGTTTCCAGGGTGCGGGCGGCGGTGCGACCCATGGTCGAGTAGAGCGCCTCGAAGGGCAGATCGAGCGTCTTGAGCGTCCCATCGACCAGTTCCTTGGTCTGTGCATCCTCGGTGGCATAGAGCATGAGGATGCGCGCCAGCGGCCCGACCTCCACCGGCTGACCGCGCCAGCGCGGCGATTTGAGCCAGGAGTATTGATTCTCCACGTCCAAGTGTTTGTAGGGCGACTCGGGGCCGGTATAGGCGAACTCGGTCTCGCCCTGATAGGGATGCAGCCCTTGGTTCTTGCCATCCTTGTAGTCGTACCAGGCGCGTGTGACGAATTCCTGGATCTCGTCCTCGGCGTGCAGATCGACCTCGTGGATCTTGGAGAGATCCCGCTTCAGGATGACGCCGCCCGGCACCCGATAGGAACTCCGGTCGCCGAAACCCTTGGCCGGGAAGTCGCCGTAGCACATGAAGTTGCCAACCCCTTCCCCCTGGGTGAACCAGTCCTTGTAGAACCCGGCGATGGCCACGGTGTCGGGTACATAGACCTGTTCGACGAACTCATGCATCTTGACGATCAGGCTGCGCACCAGCTCCAGACCGACCACGTCCACCGCCGTTCCAGCCTGATTGCCCGAATCGATGCTGATGGCACAGGGCATGCCGCCGACGACCAGGTTCGGATGCGGATTCTTGCCGCCGAAGATGGCGTGGAGTTGGGCGACATCGCGCTGCCAGGCCAAGGCGTCCAGATAGTGCGCGACGGCCATGAGGTTGGCCTCGGGCGGCAGCTTGTAGGCCGGATGCCCCCAGTAGCCGTTGGCGAAGATCCCCAACTGTCCGCTCTCGACGAACCCCTTCAGCTTCTTCTGCACATCCGAGAAGTAGCCCGGCGAGGAACGCGGATAGCGGCTGATGGACTGCGCCAGCGTTGAGGTCGCCTGGGGGTCCGCGCTCAGGGCGGACACCAGATCCACCCAGTCCAGCGCGTGCAGGTGATAAAAATGCATTACATGATCGTGCACGTACTGAGCCGCCACCATCAGATTACGGATCAGCTCCGCGTTGGGCGGGATCGGATATTTGAGCGCATCCTCCACGGCGCGCACGCCGGCCAGACCATGCACCAGGGTGCAGACGCCGCAGATGCGCTGCACGAAGGCCCAGGCATCGCGCGGATCGCGACCCTGCACGATGGTCTCGATCCCGCGCACCATGGTTCCCGAGGAATAGGCGTTTTGAATCACACCCCCATCCATCTGCGCCTCGATGCGCAGATGACCCTCGATTCGGGTGATGGGGTCGACGACAATTCGCGTACTCATGCGATCGCTCCTTGGTCTTCATTGATTGGGATGGCGTGCAACGGCTTGAGCGGAATCGCGGGCGCTTCGTCGATCAGGTGCTCGGCAACCAGCTCAACGAGGCTTTCAACCTTTTTATCCCAATGGTTCTTGACGCGACCGGCCTCGAAATTCAGTCGGCAACTCGCGCAGCTGACGACGACGGTTTCGGCGCCCGTGATGTTGACCTGCTCCATCTTGATCTTGAAGGACTCCTCGCGCAGTCGGGTCGCGCGCTCCAGTAGAAAGATCCCCGCGCCGCCGCCGCAGCACCAGTTGTATTCCTTGTTCGCCGGCATCTCGACGAAATCCGCGTCCATCGCTTTCAGCACCGCGCGCGGCTCATCGAAGGCACCGCCGCGACGCCCGGTCTTGCAGGGATCGTGATAGGTGATCTTGCCCGCGAGCGGACTGAGCTTCAGTCGGCCGGCCTTGGCCTGACGCCCGAGATACTCGGACATGTACATCATCTCGAAGGGCAGATCGCCGCTTTTGAGCATCGGATTCCAGCGCAGCGCCGGATAGGCGTGTCCGCACTCGGCGATGACCAGCAGCTTGGCACCGATGCGTTGCGCGGCGGCGACGATGGGATTGACCTGCTTCTTCCACAATGACATATCGCCGGACAGAAGGCCGAAGTTCGCGCTCTCGAAGCCATCGCTACAGATGGTCCAGTCCACGCCTAGATGATTCATCACCTTGGCGGTCGCGAGCAGGCCGTTACCGTTGCCGACCAGATCGACGGCGGAACTCAGGACCATGATCTCGGCGCGTTCCTTGTCGAGCGGGATGATCACGCCGGCCTTCTCGCGGATGGTGTCGACCATCTTCCGTAGCGAGTCGGAGGAGGCGCCGAACACCGTCCCGGCGTGCTTCTGTTCCATGCGCAGGGCCGCCAGTTCCGGCGGCACCAGCTCAGCGGCCACCAGCGCGCTGCGCTGATGATGGACCAGCGAGGCGGTGTCGATCCCCATCGGGCAGACCATGGTGCAGCGGCCGCATTCGGAGCAGGAGTCGTAGACCAGTTCCTGTAACTCCTCCAGATCCTTGAGCTTGACCTCGCGGGTGACCAGTTGATACCACCAGCGGAAGGGGCCGATCTCGCGCTGATAGACCTTGCGATAGAGATTCATCTTGCGCATCGGCGCGTACTTGGTCTCGCCGGTCGCCTGAAAATAATGGCAGGCGGTGGTGCACTGACCGCAACGGATGCAGCTCTCCAGCCAGACCGCCTCGTCGGCATTGGTCTCGGCGATCAGGGTATCGATGGCCCGGCGCACGCGCACCGTCTCGGACAGTGTCGGCTGCGGCGCCATCGCGCGCAGTTGACCGATCTGGCCAGCCAGGCCCTGAACGACCTGCTCGAACGTCGGGAAAACCTGGGCGGTCGTGTTCATATCCGAACTCCCTTGTGCGCATACGCGACACCGCTTTGGGCGCGCGAGAAGATGAACCAGAAGGAATGCATCAGCTTGCCGAACGGGAACCAGGCGAACAGCAGGGCGACGCTCAGGATATGAATGGCCAGCATGGTCTCGTAGCGGGGACCGATGTGCGCGAAGGCCATCAGCCCGGTGACCAATGGCGTGGCCATGACGAACCAGGCGAAATAATCGCCCCAGTTCGAGCAATACACCGCCGGCTTGGCGATCCGCCGCAGGATCAGGGCCAACAGAGATGCGAGCGCGACGATGCCGAAGGCCACGCCAGCGGCATTGGGCAGACCCGGCCAGGAGGCGCCGGTCAGCCCGGTGATGAACTCGATGTGCGGGACGATCCCGACCACGACGATCAGAGTGGCGAGGTGAAACAGATAGGCCATCCCCGTCTGATAGCGGGTGGCGGTCGTGAACTCGCCGCTCGGCCAAGAGCGGCTGAAGACGGTTCGATAGCCTTTGAAGTTACCGAAAGCGTCCCGAGGGCGCGACAGATCGGCCCCCCGGGTCAGGACCAGCACGCCCAGCAGACGCCAGATGGTTCCGGCGACCAGGATGATCAGCGACCAGTGAATCGCCGGACCACGCGCGAACTCTAATAGTGACATGGTGTCGTTTCCTCCATTGGATCCTTTGGATTGGACGGATACCGCAAGCCGAGCGAATCACTCGTCCGCGTGAAGCTCCGCCTCTTTTTTGTGTTTCTTGGTGCGTGCCAGCAACGCGGCACCCGCACCCGCGACAACGCCGACCGCGCCAGCCACGGCGATCTTGGGGCCAGAGCCGAACTGCGCCATCGGAACCGACTCGTAGATACCGCCCTTGTCCCAGAAATTCGGCTCGGAGCAGCCGATGCAGCCGTGACCCGACTGGATCGGGAAGCTCACGCCCTGATTCCATTTGATCGTGGCGCAGGCGTTGTAGGTTTCCGGCGCCTTGCAACCGAGTTTGTAGAGACACCAGCCCTTGCGCGCGCCCTCGTCATCGAAGGTTTCGGCGAAGAGGCCGCGATCATAGAAGGGACGGCGATAGCAGCGGTCGTGGACGTTCTCGCCGTAGAAGGCGAGCGGACGTTTCAGATGATCGACCTCCGGCAGCGCGCCCATGGTCAGGTAATGCGCGATCACGCCGGTAATCGCCAGCGGAATCGGCGGACAGCCGGAGAGATTGACGATCGGCTTGTCGGTAATCAGCTCCTCGACCGAGCGCGCCCCGGTGGGATTGGGCGCCGCCTTGGGCAGACCGCCATAGGCCGCGCAGGTACCGACGGCAAGGATGGCCGCCGCGCCTGCCGCGCCTTCCATCAGCATGTCGAGATTGTTGATGCCGGCGATGGTCGAGGTGCCCTTGAGCGTGGGAATCGAGCCATCGACCAGCAGCAGATACTCGCCGGCGTGCTCGTGCATCGCCTGCTCGCGCGCCTTCTCGGCGGCGTCGCCGGACGCGGCCTGGAGCGTGTGGTGATAATCAAGCGAGATGAAATCGAAGATCAGGCTTTCGATGCTTGGCGCATGCGAGCGCAGCAGCGCCTCGGTGCAGCCGGTGCATTCCTGGAAGGACAACCAGATCACGGAGGGCCGGCGCGCCTGTTCCAGCGCGCGCGCCATGCTCGGGATGACCGCCGCCGGCAGGGCCATCATGGTTGCCGTCGTCGTGCAGAACTGGAGAAAGGCGCGCCGGCTGACGCCCTGACTGCGCAATAGATCGCCTAAGGTCGTTTCTTTGGCCATTCACTCCCCCATCGTTTTTGGATGAATCAATCCGTATAAGAGAAACCTATACAAGATTTGATCATGCTTATTCTTAGGTGCAGGGAGTATAGGCACGTCAATGACGAAAAGTCATTTGACTCAAATCAAAAACCCTAGTGATCGACGGATCTTGATCGAAACACGCTTTAATCGATCGGCCAGGCGGTAAAAAACTATTGGAAACGGCCTTTAAAAGAAGATTAAGCTATTTAAAATTAATATAAAACCAATTCGTTAAATCGCGTTATAAGCAGATTATTAATTACTTCTACTTTGTTAGCTTGACATAAGCTTATGATTTTCAAATATTATTTTCAGGGAAAATTTTATTTGGAAATGGCAGATCATGGCTAACGCGATTGGTAGCGAAACCGATGCGATGTTAAAAAACATGGTTGGTAACCTCTCCGCTCATCTGGAGGATTATCACGAATTTTTTCAAAACGAAACAGCTGATGGTCATGAACTGAGTCGAGCTTACATCATGGGTCTTCTCAAAACTGAAGCCGGAAAACGGAATCTCGAACGCATCAACGAAGAAATTGATGTGTCCGGTGGTGATCAGGGCAATCGCATCAAGCGCTGCTAACATTAGCGGGTACCGATGTATCAGCGTCGCCCTTCCTCTGAGGCGACTCGAAGAGCAATTTCGACAGGTAGGACTCGTCCCAACCGGCTTTCAAGCGTTTGTTCTGGATGCCGAGCTTGGTGCCGTCATTCTTGAGGCGCGAGAGGGCGAGGTGACGCAGGACGGCAAGATTCTCGCGCGCCACCGGATCGCGGACACGGCACTCATCCTCACGAAAGGCGATATCGAGATTCCAATGCAACCCGTTTTCGATGCCCCAGTGACCGCGTACTGCGTGGGCAAAGCGCGCGGCGCTGGTGCCGATGCTGCCAATGAAATAGCGGGTCTCGACCGAGACCTTGCCGGCGACCTCACGGCGCGATTCAACCATGCCGATCATGTTCATTGCCTCCCACGAGGCGCTGTGCGGCACGCCGGAAAGATCGCCCAAGGTTTGGTAGCGACGGGTTTCGAGACGACCATGCCCTCGCTCGACGGTTTCGAGGAATGCCGAATCGACACCGGCGTAGCCTCTGGCGTCGGCGTCGATGAACGCCTCCTCGACCTCGGCGGCCAGCGTTTCCTGGTTGCCTTTGAGCGCGAGCACATAGTCCCCTCCCTGGTGGATGATCTGCGCGGCAATCTTGGTCTGGCAGCCCATGGCGTCGATGGTGACGATGCAGCCCTCCAGCTTCAGCCACTCCAGCAGACGTGGAATGGCCGTGATCTCATTGGATTTGGCGTCGGTGGCGACCTGTCCGAGCACCACCCGATTGGCCGTCGCCCAGGCACTGACCAGGTGCAACGCCGCCAAGCCCTTGCCGCGGCTGTGGGAGCGGCGCAGGGTCTTGCCATCGACGGCAATGATCTCTTCGGGGATCAGTTCGGCCACCGACGCGCTCCATTGGCGAAAGCAGGCGGCAAACTGTGCGGGATCGATGAGCGCAAACACCCGCCCGAAGGTGTCGTGCGACGGAATGCCCGCGGGCAGTTTCAGAAACGTGCGCAGCCACGCCTCCTTGGCCTGTCCGAACGTCTCGACACCCACCCAACCGTCGGCGCCACTGAAGGACGCCGCGATGGTGATCACGATCATCTCACTTAAGAGGTGCCGTCGTTGGATCGCGCTGCGCGGCTCGTCCAGCGGGGCAAAATGGTGCGCAATCGATCGCTCCACACTCAAGTCGCACATCGGCGAGATCTCCCCAAGATTCTAAAGACTCAAATCATTGGGGCCGCAGTACGGATTGTCTAACAGTATGCGCTAATGCGTTGATGCGATTGCCCTGCGGTGGTGATGGTTATCAACGGATCCAACAGTTCATCACAGATTCACCGTGGTCGGCGGGAAACCTCATCGGTGCGATCGCCCAAGACACCTCAAGTCTGTATGCGAATCAGCCGAATTATCGCGGTCGGGATGTCGGCTACATCATTGATGAGTCAGCGCATCTCAAGAAAGGCAAGTATTCCGTTGGCGTCGCGCGGCAATATGCCGGTGTCATTGGTAAGGTTGAGAATTGCCAGGTGGGCGTTTATGCCAGCTTAGTTTGGGAATCACAGAGCACGTTAATTAATGAGCGGTTGTTCCTTCCAACGTCCTGGACCGCTGATTTAAAGCGATGTGACCAAGCGGGTATTCCTGAAGAGGCACGTCAGTTTAAAACGAAGATCGAACTCGCACTGGAGATGATTCAATCCGATCTGGCGGCGGGCGTAGACATTGGTTGGGTGGGCGGTGATGGCCTGTACGGACACGGGTTAGAGCTTGGTGTTTCTTTAGATAACATAGGGTTAAATTTTCTGCTTGATGTTCATTGCGATCAGATGATCGGTAGTGCCCTTCTCTATATGATTTCACGAATGAGCTTTAACTGAGAGAGTGCTATTATAATGATGGACAAAATGCCAAATAGCTCCAATATGGTTCTCAAGCTTTTTTGAGAAAGAAAGTGCTTTTCGTACGAGCCTGGAAATACGTTGCCTGAGTGTGCAGTTGTATCGTTCGATATGATTTGTCTTTCCCGATTCCTTACCGACAGCGTAATGACGGAATTCTGGAAAAACGGATTGATAAGCTTCCCAAAAATCGGTGTAGAAATCGGCCAATTCTTGATAATCGCGTGGCAATGAATTCCATAATCCTTGCGCACCCTTAATGCCACGAGATCCGATATAAAGTCCGACAACATATCCAGAGTCACGATCTTTCGCGATCCAAACCCATTGTTTTTCATCTTTTTTCAAAACAAATGACCACAGTTCGTCGCACTCGACAACCAGTCGAAAATCAGACAACTTTGGCACGTTTAATTGGCGCGGAACGCCCTCGTATTTTTGATTGACATAGATTTGCAACCAGGATTCAGAGACATTTGCAACACGCGCGATACCAGCAAGCGCAATCCGTTCAAGAAGCAGTCGATCGATCAGCGATTTGGTCTCTTCAGAAATCGCTGAAACTAAGGGGTCAATCACGAATTGACGGCCACATTCCCGACAAAGATGGTTTTGCTTTCCGGTTGCATTAAATCCATTCTTCACGATCTTGGTGGTGTTGCAAGTTGGGCAGTGATTCATGTTTGAATAAATCCAGTCAGATTTTAGATCCTATAGATTGGGGCACTACCCAGATGATCTATCCCCTCAAACCCATTCTATCGGTTCCGGAATCCGCTGGGCGAGGACGAAAGCCAACCAAACTTCAAGCTGATCGCGACCCCACGCAAGTGAGATGGTATGCCGACCATCTTTATCCTTTCCAATGGCGCACGATGGCCGTTCGCAATGGGGCCAAAGGGCCGATCACGCTGTCCGTTCATACCGCTCCCGTGTGGGTTTGGGATGGCAAGTCGGAGCGCGTGACCGAGCGGGTATTGGTCATCAGCCGAAATCACGCGGACAACAAGATCAAATACTCACTCAGTAATGTCGATTATCGGAGCACCCCGATCGAAAGGCTGGCTTACATGCAAGCACAGCGCTATTGGGTTGAACGGGCATTTCAAGAAGCCA is part of the Thiocystis violascens DSM 198 genome and encodes:
- a CDS encoding IS1 family transposase is translated as MNHCPTCNTTKIVKNGFNATGKQNHLCRECGRQFVIDPLVSAISEETKSLIDRLLLERIALAGIARVANVSESWLQIYVNQKYEGVPRQLNVPKLSDFRLVVECDELWSFVLKKDEKQWVWIAKDRDSGYVVGLYIGSRGIKGAQGLWNSLPRDYQELADFYTDFWEAYQSVFPEFRHYAVGKESGKTNHIERYNCTLRQRISRLVRKALSFSKKLENHIGAIWHFVHHYNSTLSVKAHS
- a CDS encoding respiratory nitrate reductase subunit gamma translates to MSLLEFARGPAIHWSLIILVAGTIWRLLGVLVLTRGADLSRPRDAFGNFKGYRTVFSRSWPSGEFTTATRYQTGMAYLFHLATLIVVVGIVPHIEFITGLTGASWPGLPNAAGVAFGIVALASLLALILRRIAKPAVYCSNWGDYFAWFVMATPLVTGLMAFAHIGPRYETMLAIHILSVALLFAWFPFGKLMHSFWFIFSRAQSGVAYAHKGVRI
- a CDS encoding IS701 family transposase, which gives rise to MRLPCGGDGYQRIQQFITDSPWSAGNLIGAIAQDTSSLYANQPNYRGRDVGYIIDESAHLKKGKYSVGVARQYAGVIGKVENCQVGVYASLVWESQSTLINERLFLPTSWTADLKRCDQAGIPEEARQFKTKIELALEMIQSDLAAGVDIGWVGGDGLYGHGLELGVSLDNIGLNFLLDVHCDQMIGSALLYMISRMSFN
- a CDS encoding ISAs1 family transposase; its protein translation is MCDLSVERSIAHHFAPLDEPRSAIQRRHLLSEMIVITIAASFSGADGWVGVETFGQAKEAWLRTFLKLPAGIPSHDTFGRVFALIDPAQFAACFRQWSASVAELIPEEIIAVDGKTLRRSHSRGKGLAALHLVSAWATANRVVLGQVATDAKSNEITAIPRLLEWLKLEGCIVTIDAMGCQTKIAAQIIHQGGDYVLALKGNQETLAAEVEEAFIDADARGYAGVDSAFLETVERGHGRLETRRYQTLGDLSGVPHSASWEAMNMIGMVESRREVAGKVSVETRYFIGSIGTSAARFAHAVRGHWGIENGLHWNLDIAFREDECRVRDPVARENLAVLRHLALSRLKNDGTKLGIQNKRLKAGWDESYLSKLLFESPQRKGDADTSVPANVSSA
- a CDS encoding (Fe-S)-binding protein encodes the protein MNTTAQVFPTFEQVVQGLAGQIGQLRAMAPQPTLSETVRVRRAIDTLIAETNADEAVWLESCIRCGQCTTACHYFQATGETKYAPMRKMNLYRKVYQREIGPFRWWYQLVTREVKLKDLEELQELVYDSCSECGRCTMVCPMGIDTASLVHHQRSALVAAELVPPELAALRMEQKHAGTVFGASSDSLRKMVDTIREKAGVIIPLDKERAEIMVLSSAVDLVGNGNGLLATAKVMNHLGVDWTICSDGFESANFGLLSGDMSLWKKQVNPIVAAAQRIGAKLLVIAECGHAYPALRWNPMLKSGDLPFEMMYMSEYLGRQAKAGRLKLSPLAGKITYHDPCKTGRRGGAFDEPRAVLKAMDADFVEMPANKEYNWCCGGGAGIFLLERATRLREESFKIKMEQVNITGAETVVVSCASCRLNFEAGRVKNHWDKKVESLVELVAEHLIDEAPAIPLKPLHAIPINEDQGAIA
- a CDS encoding nickel-dependent hydrogenase large subunit; its protein translation is MSTRIVVDPITRIEGHLRIEAQMDGGVIQNAYSSGTMVRGIETIVQGRDPRDAWAFVQRICGVCTLVHGLAGVRAVEDALKYPIPPNAELIRNLMVAAQYVHDHVMHFYHLHALDWVDLVSALSADPQATSTLAQSISRYPRSSPGYFSDVQKKLKGFVESGQLGIFANGYWGHPAYKLPPEANLMAVAHYLDALAWQRDVAQLHAIFGGKNPHPNLVVGGMPCAISIDSGNQAGTAVDVVGLELVRSLIVKMHEFVEQVYVPDTVAIAGFYKDWFTQGEGVGNFMCYGDFPAKGFGDRSSYRVPGGVILKRDLSKIHEVDLHAEDEIQEFVTRAWYDYKDGKNQGLHPYQGETEFAYTGPESPYKHLDVENQYSWLKSPRWRGQPVEVGPLARILMLYATEDAQTKELVDGTLKTLDLPFEALYSTMGRTAARTLETQIMVDAMDGWYDQLLANIRAGDVRTFNEELWDPTTWPSKAQGVGHMEAPRGALGHWIVIENGKTANYQAVVPSTWNAGPRDAQGQTGPYEAALQGHTLLDPEQPIEILRTVHSFDPCIACAVHLTDPNGEEVLKIHVR
- a CDS encoding hydrogenase small subunit gives rise to the protein MAKETTLGDLLRSQGVSRRAFLQFCTTTATMMALPAAVIPSMARALEQARRPSVIWLSFQECTGCTEALLRSHAPSIESLIFDFISLDYHHTLQAASGDAAEKAREQAMHEHAGEYLLLVDGSIPTLKGTSTIAGINNLDMLMEGAAGAAAILAVGTCAAYGGLPKAAPNPTGARSVEELITDKPIVNLSGCPPIPLAITGVIAHYLTMGALPEVDHLKRPLAFYGENVHDRCYRRPFYDRGLFAETFDDEGARKGWCLYKLGCKAPETYNACATIKWNQGVSFPIQSGHGCIGCSEPNFWDKGGIYESVPMAQFGSGPKIAVAGAVGVVAGAGAALLARTKKHKKEAELHADE